The candidate division TA06 bacterium B3_TA06 sequence GCTTGAAGTTGTTTCAAAAGCTCCTCGGTGAAGTGAAGCCCTGCAGTGGGGGCGGCGATTGAAAAACCCCCGCGCGCAAACACCGTCTGGTAGGTCTGGAGGTCACGCTCCTCAGGAATACGGTGGATGTAGAGTGGCAATGGGGCAAGGGCCAGACGCTTAAACAACTCAGATTCATCCATGAGCAGCTTGAGGGTCAGTTTGCCTGCCTTCTTCTCCTCTACCTCGACGATCTCCTCTGCGTTCTCGCCTACAAGCCTCTCCCCTATTTTTGGCCGTTTGGAGGGCCGCGCAAGGGCGACCCAGACACCGTCTCTGATCCTCTTGGTAAATAAAAGCTCCACCACCCCACCGGTCGTGCGTCTCAATCTGAAGCGAACCGGCTGAACCTTCGAATCGTTAAGGACAAGGCAGTCGCCCGGGACAAGATAGGCTACGATCTCGCGGAAGATGCGGTGCTCGATTCTGCCGGAATCTCGATGGAGAACGATTAGGCGGCAGGCATCACGAGGCGCGGTGGGATAAAGCGCGATTCGATCCAGCGGCAGCGGGTAGTAAAACTCTTCCTTGAGCATTGCAGGATAATAAGCGTTCAGGGCTGCAAGTCAATCTGTAAAGGTAACGTAACTTCCCGAGGAAGTTAGGCCTCTATAGGAGCCAATGATAGGCCTTCCAGCTTCTCAACTCCGCGGCTAACCCCTTGTGTTAGGGGGATGTGTTACGGGTGTTACGGGTACGGGTGTTACGGGTGTTACGGGTTCTCTGGGGGAGAGACAATCACCTCCAGGTTCTTTTTGATCGCAGGATTTGAGGCAAAGAGATCAAACTTCCTTTTTACATCAAAGGCCCTGCGG is a genomic window containing:
- a CDS encoding tRNA preQ1(34) S-adenosylmethionine ribosyltransferase-isomerase QueA, whose protein sequence is MLKEEFYYPLPLDRIALYPTAPRDACRLIVLHRDSGRIEHRIFREIVAYLVPGDCLVLNDSKVQPVRFRLRRTTGGVVELLFTKRIRDGVWVALARPSKRPKIGERLVGENAEEIVEVEEKKAGKLTLKLLMDESELFKRLALAPLPLYIHRIPEERDLQTYQTVFARGGFSIAAPTAGLHFTEELLKQLQAKGVEVAFIQLDVGEGTFRAIKTENVEDHRMDAENYTVSAEAAEKINRADRIIAVGTTVTRTLESFPGSEPIRPHSGSTELFIYPGHEFKRVEGFLTNFHQPSSTPLLLTAAFCGKELLFKAYEEALEKDYRFLSYGDAALIL